A single Bacteroidales bacterium DNA region contains:
- the rplL gene encoding 50S ribosomal protein L7/L12, which yields MADLKAFAEQLVNLTVKEVTELLQILKDDYGIEPAATVVAAGGGAADDGGGAAEQTEFDVILKSAGQAKLAVVKLVKELTSLGLKDAKELVDAAPKAIKEKVGKDEAEALKKSLEEAGAEVEIK from the coding sequence ATGGCAGATTTAAAAGCTTTTGCTGAACAGTTGGTAAATCTTACTGTAAAAGAAGTTACAGAACTTCTACAAATATTAAAAGACGATTATGGAATTGAACCAGCAGCAACAGTTGTAGCAGCTGGTGGTGGTGCTGCTGATGATGGTGGCGGTGCTGCTGAACAAACAGAATTTGATGTAATTCTAAAAAGTGCTGGACAAGCTAAATTAGCAGTTGTTAAACTTGTAAAAGAACTTACAAGCCTAGGACTTAAAGATGCTAAAGAACTTGTAGATGCAGCTCCAAAAGCAATAAAAGAAAAAGTTGGTAAAGATGAAGCTGAAGCTCTGAAAAAATCATTAGAAGAAGCAGGAGCAGAAGTTGAAATCAAATAA
- a CDS encoding 50S ribosomal protein L10: MKTKEDKNQIIAELTEMLKEQNIVYLADIQGLNAEETSNFRRMCFKRNVKLQMVKNTLLKRAFENSGKDFSQFIPELKGSSAIMLSEIAKDPAVIIKEFRKKGNKPTLKGAALLTEEMIVIGDDQLDFLANIKSKEELVADVVLALKSSVVKVASALQTIVDKDAA; this comes from the coding sequence ATGAAAACAAAGGAAGACAAAAACCAGATAATAGCTGAGTTAACTGAAATGCTAAAAGAACAAAACATTGTTTATCTTGCTGATATTCAAGGTTTAAATGCGGAAGAAACTTCAAATTTCCGCAGAATGTGTTTCAAGCGTAACGTTAAGCTACAAATGGTAAAAAACACCTTACTAAAAAGGGCGTTTGAAAATTCAGGTAAAGATTTTTCACAGTTTATACCTGAACTTAAAGGATCTTCCGCTATAATGTTGTCAGAGATAGCTAAAGACCCTGCAGTAATTATTAAAGAATTTCGCAAGAAAGGAAATAAACCTACTCTTAAGGGAGCTGCTTTATTAACAGAAGAAATGATTGTGATTGGAGATGATCAACTTGATTTTCTTGCTAACATTAAGAGTAAGGAAGAACTTGTCGCAGATGTGGTTCTTGCACTTAAATCTTCTGTAGTTAAAGTAGCTAGTGCTCTACAAACAATAGTGGACAAAGATGCTGCATAA